CATCCTGGCGCTGGCCAACCCCGAGCCCGAGATCCGGCCCGAGCTGGCCAAGGCCGTGCGGCCCGACTGCATCATTGCCACGGGCCGCTCGGACTATCCGAACCAGGTCAACAACGTGCTGTGCTTCCCGTACATCTTCCGCGGCGCGCTCGATTGCGGCGCCACCAAGATCACGGAAGAAATGAAGCTGGCCTGCGTGCGCGAGATCGCCGACCTCACCAAGGCCGACATCAGCGAAGAGGTGGCGACCGCCTACGCCGGACAGGAGCTGGCCTTCGGTCCCGACTACATCATTCCCAAGCCCTTCGACTCGCGGCTGATCCTGCGCATCGCGCCGGCCGTGGCCAAGGCCGCCGCCGCCTCCGGCGTGGCGACCCGCCCGATCGAGGACATGGAGGCCTACCGCCAGCACCTGACGCGCTTCGTCTACCAGACCGGCATGTTCATGCGCCCGGTGTTCACCGCCGCCAAGCTGGCCACCGCCAAGCGCGTGGCCTATGCCGAAGGCGAAGACGAGCGCGTGCTGCGCGCCGCGCAACTGGCCGTGGACGAAGGCCTGGCCCAGCCGATCCTGGTCGGCCGCCCCGCCGTGATCGAGGCGCGCATCAAGAAGGCCGGCCTGCACATCCGCGCAGGCACCGACTTCGAGATCGTCAACCCCGAAGACGACCCGCGCTTCCGTGTGTACTGGGAGGCCTTCCACAAGCTCATGGGCCGCCGCGGTGTGACGCCCGAGGCCGCCAAGACCATGGTGCGCCGCTCCAACACCACCATCGCCGCGCTGATGCTGCACCTGGGCGATGCCGACGCCATGATCTGCGGCCTGGTCGGTCGCTTCGACGTGCACCTGGAACACATCCGCAACCTGATTGGCCTGAAGCGCGGCGCGCCCGGCTTCGCGACGCTCAACGCGCTCACGCTGGAGAAGCGCACGGTGTTCATCACCGACACCAACGTCAATGAAGACCCGAGCGCCGAGATGCTCGCAAGCATCGCGCTGATGGCCGCCGAGGAAGTGCGCCGTTTCGGCCTGCCGCCCAAGGTGGCTTTCCTCTCGCACTCGAACTACGGCACCTCCAGCCGCGGGTCGGCCCGCAAGATGCGCCTGGCGCGCGACCTCTTCGCGCAGATGGCGCCCGACATCGAATGCGACGGCGAGATGCACGGCGACGCCGCGCTTTCGGAAGAAGTGCGCCGCACCGCGCTGCCCGAGACCACGCTCACCGGCGAGGCGAACCTGCTGGTGTGCCCGAACCTCGACTCGGCGCACATCCTCTACAACGTGCTGAAGATGACCGGCGCGAACGGCATCACGGTCGGCCCGATCCTCTTGGGCGGCGCGGGCTCGGCGCATGTGCTGACGCCTTCGTCGACCGTGCGGCGCGTGGTCAACATGACGGCGCTGGCTGTGGCGAATGCGACGACGGCGCTGAAGTAGCCCTAGATCACATAGGGGCGCGCGCTCGTCCTCGCGCGCTGCTCGGCGCTCGGCGGCAACAGCCCGAAGACCAGGGCGCCGCGCGGGTCACGCAAGTTGACAACAAGCGCAGGCTCGTTGGTTTCCCAGACCGCGATGCTTGCCAGGCCGATGGCCGCATTCATGCTCGCGGCGCCCAGTTCTCCACCGAGGCACTGCTCCAGCCTGAAACCGCGCCCAGGATCCAGCAGTCCGCTTTGCGGTGCGACCTTGGCCATGCAGCGCGCGAGCAGGGCAAAGTCATCGCCGCCCGGTGCAGCGCTGTAGAACAAGAGCTTGGGTGGCCGGTCACGCAATGGGGCCTCCAGTACTGACTTCAGCGCTGCCTCCAATGCCTCGCCCCGCCCATCCATGGATATGCCGGCATCGAAGCGCGCGAATTCGGGTTTCGACAGAAGCGCCAGCGTCGGCATCTGTGAATACGCTTCATATTGAGCCTGGCTCCACAATGCCGGCACGTTGGGTGTGGGCTTGAAGTCGCCACGCGATACGCGGTAAATCGCTCCGCCGTCGCTGGCTTCAGTACGCAGGCCGCCGAAGCCATGGGGACCGCGCCCGACCACGCCATTGGGAAATTGACTCTCCTGGCTGGCATCGCGCACATGGAGCGACCACTCGCGTAGCCACTCGGCGGCTTCGGGCCGGGTCAGCAACAAGCCTGAAAAGGTGTCGCGCAGTTGCCCCGGTCGCTTGGGCCGCGCCAGGATGTCCTCCAGCGCCTCGCTGCGCTGGCTCTGCGGGTTCTCCCAGCCACCCAGTTCCGAGCGCACCGCATAGCCGTCCTCGGCCCATACCAACAGGCTGTTCAGGTCGCCCTGTGAGTCAAAGGCTTCGAAGGCCGACTGCCAGAGGCTCACACCCGCGGTTTCGAAGTGCGGCAAAGCACTGAACCCCAGCTGGTGGAAGGCCATGCCCGCAGGGCCGTCGTGCAACTGCCACGGAATTCCGCGCTTGCTCTCGCTGCTCTGATAGGTGCGGCTCCATTCCGCCCGTGCCGTCGCGTCGAGCTGCGTGGACGGTGGCAACGCCATCAGCGTGGGGAGCGGGTAGTTCTCCACGAAGCGGCCCCGCTCGTCGTTCCTGGGCCGGTGGGTCAATGCGGCGCGCAGCGCGGCACTGCGGAACAGACCGGCCCTCTCGCGGCATTTGTCCAGCGAGCCCGGCGGGGTGGGCTCTTCTTCGTCGGGCGATGCCTGGCGTTGCACGCGGTTCCACAAGGGGCCGGCGGGCACGTGGTCC
This region of Variovorax sp. RKNM96 genomic DNA includes:
- a CDS encoding NADP-dependent malic enzyme, which encodes MAAPLSPAEEALREAAREYHRSPVKGKISITPTKPLLNQRDLSLAYSPGVAYPCLDIAADPSLAVEFTARGNLVGVVTNGTAVLGLGNIGPLAAKPVMEGKGCLFKKFAGIDVFDIELAENDPDKLVDIIAALEPTLGGINLEDIKAPECFYIEKKLRERMNIPVFHDDQHGTAIISAAALINGLELVGKKIEDVKIAVSGAGAAAIACLDVMVGLGAKPANIYACDSKGLIYIGRAGGFDESKSRYAQKDTGARTLADVVKDADVFLGCSAPGVMTAEMVKTMGTQPIILALANPEPEIRPELAKAVRPDCIIATGRSDYPNQVNNVLCFPYIFRGALDCGATKITEEMKLACVREIADLTKADISEEVATAYAGQELAFGPDYIIPKPFDSRLILRIAPAVAKAAAASGVATRPIEDMEAYRQHLTRFVYQTGMFMRPVFTAAKLATAKRVAYAEGEDERVLRAAQLAVDEGLAQPILVGRPAVIEARIKKAGLHIRAGTDFEIVNPEDDPRFRVYWEAFHKLMGRRGVTPEAAKTMVRRSNTTIAALMLHLGDADAMICGLVGRFDVHLEHIRNLIGLKRGAPGFATLNALTLEKRTVFITDTNVNEDPSAEMLASIALMAAEEVRRFGLPPKVAFLSHSNYGTSSRGSARKMRLARDLFAQMAPDIECDGEMHGDAALSEEVRRTALPETTLTGEANLLVCPNLDSAHILYNVLKMTGANGITVGPILLGGAGSAHVLTPSSTVRRVVNMTALAVANATTALK
- a CDS encoding DUF2875 family protein, which encodes MARRIRYQPAAASPAGLLHISGVGLRVDHVPAGPLWNRVQRQASPDEEEPTPPGSLDKCRERAGLFRSAALRAALTHRPRNDERGRFVENYPLPTLMALPPSTQLDATARAEWSRTYQSSESKRGIPWQLHDGPAGMAFHQLGFSALPHFETAGVSLWQSAFEAFDSQGDLNSLLVWAEDGYAVRSELGGWENPQSQRSEALEDILARPKRPGQLRDTFSGLLLTRPEAAEWLREWSLHVRDASQESQFPNGVVGRGPHGFGGLRTEASDGGAIYRVSRGDFKPTPNVPALWSQAQYEAYSQMPTLALLSKPEFARFDAGISMDGRGEALEAALKSVLEAPLRDRPPKLLFYSAAPGGDDFALLARCMAKVAPQSGLLDPGRGFRLEQCLGGELGAASMNAAIGLASIAVWETNEPALVVNLRDPRGALVFGLLPPSAEQRARTSARPYVI